GGTAacatgtcttgtattccgttgtTGCATTTGTGGGTTGATTCCAAGGTATCAAGGGTATTTCGATAAATCATCTGTATAGGGTTTCTCTATAAACTTGTTACGATGGTCTCTCCCTATAATAAATTTGAAAGAAATGTGAGGACGACTAGTTGTAACCCTAATGAAGCAGATCTCATCTCGCCATGGACATAGGCAATCTTACCAAACCACGAAAATCTTTGTTTTATGTCATCATTTTCTACATTGATAACTAAAAATATTTCCTGCAAAGTCACTGTTCAGGTCACTAACATATATCTCATCAACTGGATTATCTCAGGCGCCCACACAATTGGTAATGCTCACTGCAATCAATCATTTGCAGCCCGCCTCTACAATTTCAGTGGCACTGGTGGACAAGATCCTTCACTAGATAGCGAGTATGCTGTCGCACTGAAAGCCAAGTGCAAGACTCCCCTTGATAACACCACAATATTTGAGATGGATCCAGGCAGTTTCAGGACATTTGATCTGGGTTACTACAAACAAGTACTTAAAAGAAGGGGTCTGTTTACGTCTGATGCAGCTCTGACCACAAACTCCACTACAAGGTCTGAGATCATTCAGCTTGCCCAGGGCACACTTTCTAATTTCTATGCAGAATTTGCCAAGTCCATGGAAAAGATGACTAAGGTTGGTGTCAAGACTGGATCATCAGGTGAGATTAGGAAGAATTGTGCAGTGTTGAACAGTTAAGCTCAGGGTTTGGGTCTGTTCTTTATTGGCTTCTTTGTAAGTTCATGGATTGTGATAAATAaaagtttaattttttaattcagAAATTATGTTCAATGAAATGGTCTTTGatctttttctttccatattgtGGTTAACTAATTTGAAAAACAGAGGCGTatctagtgcatgaggctcccatcattgtggggtctggggaggtCATAATATATGCAATTTTACCCTCATTTTATGAATTCAAACCCAGGTTTGGGTCTGTTCTTTATTGGCTTCTTTGTAAGTTCATGGATTGTGATAAATAaaagttcaattttttaattCAGAAATTATGTTCAATGAAACGGTCTTTGatctttttctttccatattgtGGTTAACTAATTTGAAAAACAGAGGCGTATCTAGCGCATGAGGCTCCAATCATTGTGGGGCCTAGGGAGGTCATAATATATGCAATTTTACCCTCATTTTATGAATTCAAACCCAGGTTTGGGTCAGTTCTTTATTGGCTTCTTTGTAAGTTCATGGATTGTGATAAATAaaagttcaattttttaattCAGAAATTATGTTCAATGAAACGGTCTTTGatctttttctttccatattgtGGTTAACTAATTTGAAAAACAGAGGCGTAtttagtgcatgaggctcccatcATTGTGGGGCCTGGGGAGGTCATAATATATGCAATCTTACCCTCATTTTATGAATTCAAACCCAGGACCACTAAGTTTCAATGGATCAACTTACCGTTGCGTTGAGATCCACCCTCTggttaattaattttaaaacgAGTCACTATTTGGTAAAGTACATAAACCCTGAAATGGCTTAGCAAACCAAAATGAAACCATTTTATGCCCTGCCCTACATTTCCTCAACTTGGAGCCAATTTGAAATTAGTGAGGGCTAGCGTTAATCTGACTGAAGGACCACTTCTCCATCAGGCATCACTCCATAGGTGGAGCTGTTAAAGCTTAAAAAAGTGTATTGGTTATTGGATTCTTGAATACTTTTGGGTCCAAGCtctaaaaaatatatggttttCCATATCTAGGGCATCTCTTTCAAGACTCGAGAGGTAAATCTTAAAGCGATTGTTAGAAAAGGAGAGACTGTGATAGTGATACCCAGATGCACGAGACAGTAAAATCTTTTGGGTCCAAGCTATAAAAAGATATGGTTTTCCATATCTAGGGCATCTCTTTCAACACTGGAGAGGTAAATCTTAAGAGATTGTTAGAGAAGGAAACTGTGACAGTGATACGCAGATCCACGAGACAGTAAAATCTTTAACTCAGAGAAACAGATAAAATCACGTTAAAAGAGTATTAAAAGATGTCTATTGAGGATCAAACTACACAAGTAAGTTCACGTTAAGCATTCAAATTTGAATCACTTTCCAATGGCACAAAAATCCTCGGTGAGGAAGTGAGTGGCAGTGAACATTAGATTGCTGCGAAGCATGCCGGGGTCCTCCCAACTGTTGAatcctcactgccactcactACCCGGCGTAAAGGATTTGAGTCCATCTGAATGAGCCCACTTGCTGACAATCCAACCCACAAAAGGGAGATGTATAGGCATTGACAAAAGCTGAAACCTGCACGCAATGAGCCCAAGGCTAGTCCGTGGGTAATTTCATGTTCAAAATTAGATGAACaatgaaaaaaatgcaaatggCTGGTGCGGTCTAGGGAGAAGGAATCAGGAAAAGATACTGGTTAGCAGTAGGGTAGCTGGATCTATAGAAGCTGTTATGGAATTGGCCCATCAGCCACATGGACCCTTTCCTTTCTGCTATCGTCAAAACTTTCTTGGGCCGAACCAGAATTCTTTATTAAAAACGGAAAGCAAAGCCCCAAGGTTGCTATCTCAATATGACAACGAGTGGAATGAAACCAAAACTTAGGGGGATTAAGTTCACTTTTATTAATCTATTAACTTCCTCATATACAAGAGAAATGTAGAAGCTAACAGATGCATGAAAACTCAATATTGTAATGTGATGGGAACGAATGCACAAACACAAGGAAGAAATCAAGTGAACAATCACACTCTAACAACATGAGGATTTAACATGTTATGACACGAATGCTTAAATccacttgagaaaaataaagaattttttaCTAAACCGGAAACATTCTACACCTCACAATATGTATCCCATCTAAGATTTTTCCCACAAAGACAATACATAGAAAATACTAAATACCCTAATCTCCGcataattataattttacccAGTGAACATTTGTgatcaaaaaataatttcctACAGCATAAGATATCCCTCATCCAAAACTACCCCTTTGAATTGTATTTTATCGTTTAATTCCcttcaatgttttttttttttttttgatacccagGGTGTCTAGATCTTTGACCCGACTAGTCCCTAGTCCTTGGGGTCCCTGTGATATCGCTTACACAAGACCGGGTCAGTCCGAGACGAAAACTCTCATGTGGtagccccaagaagttaggtgcaacGGCAAAGCTTTGATCACAAGACCTCGCTTTTTGAGGCCGAGTACcatgtcccctccaagccaatTGCACTAATCCCTTAGGGTTGTCCCTTTAATGCTTTAACTAACCAACATTTCaaagaataatataataaaataccCACAACAGTATGGTTCAAAAAACTTTGGACAGGATAGGGTTAGGGATattgaatttaaaattcaagAAGTCTAAATATGTCATCAAGGCCACGATCAGTCACTTGTGTGAGAAGGGTGCATATGTTTTTGGTAAAGCAATGAAGACTATGTTTTCAGAAAGGTAAGGACCTGATCTTCCCATTGTCATAAAAGTGAGGGAGTATTCCCATAATCTATAAACGATTTTCTAAATAATGATGTTTAGAAATTTTGATGAACGAGCTTAATCAACACCTAGTTGAGACttcgcacatgcgggagcctcatgccTGATGCACCCTTTGTACATAAATAGAGTAATCATTCATTCAGTCTAAGCTTGCCATAAGGTGCATTGACATCAAAGGTGATCAAAGGTGCTCAGCATTGCCCACTGCTAAATTAGGCTTGGAACAGGCTGCCCACTAAAAGCCTTTGGGCCTAAATTGGGCCAAGTTGATTGGAGCTTAGGCTAGCTGGGATGAAATAGTTGGAGGATATATGAACCTACCTCGAAATACCTCCCATCAATTAGGAACCTATCTTTGagtttataaaattttcatcttttccAAGTCAAAGCATGGCAGTTGTTAcaacaaaaagaacaaaacatgATTATTAAACCTTTGTTAGgcttttatgtcttttattccACAATGATCACATAATTATTATTGGGCTTACATATGTTTGAATTGAGTTTTGAATCCACTACAAGTAAATTGTAATTAGTGGAGACTTAAGTTTTCTAAGGTTTCCTATACATTGTCGGAttggagaaaaccctaaacataAGCAAGAAAGATCACATAGTGAGAAGAATAGTAATGTAGAATGTTTTTCTGATTCAGTACAAATTTCTTTAATACTCTCATATAGATGTACACATTTATACCAAATCACATTAAGTTAATCCTTAATCGAAATGTCACCAtgattcaaataaaacaaaagattattctaATACGGCATCATTATCTTTACATTACCATTCATGCTTCCTTGCAAGACGAGTAATCATTCCAAttcatctcacaccatccacgGGATGTAGTCCCCACACCTCAAAGATGGTCCCCATGAGATTACCTGCAAGGGAAGGGATTCGGACTCACAATACTATACTGTATACTTTTCCCATCTCATACCAATTGTAGTCGTATTTATACCTTGCCATGAAGTATGGgaacacttttttctttttctgcaaaCTGTAATGCAACACAGAGACAGAAACAGAACCCTTTCCCCCTTCCAATAACAAAACGCTTTCAActtcttcattttccttttctcgAGTACAAGGAATCCAAGCTTTTCCTATGtttcaaaactcaaaaaaagatctattctttcctttcccAAATGAAAGACCCAATGTTCCACAGAGATCACTTCTCTTATCCGCCACCCTTTTTCCTACATAAACCCCCCTGTCGCCACCCATACCCACAAACTCCGGAGACAGTCGTGGTCGGAAAATGTCGGAAAACGGCGAAATACCAATTCACACTGCTCCGGCAAACCAGCCAAAGCGTCGCCACACAGCTCGGGCTCGCTATTATGCACACCGGGTGCGTGAAAGCCTGACGACACGTATCTCCAAATTCGTGTGCTCCATTTTCTTGGTTCTGCTTCTGGTTTTGGGTGTCGTCTTCTTCATCGTTTGGCTTAGCGTACGCCCACACCGGCCTAGGTTCCACATCAGTACTTTTTCCTTTCCGACCCTGGTACAAGATAACGGTTTCGAGAACGCTCAGGTATCGTTTAACGTTACGATCCGAAACCCGAACCAGGATATCGGGATTTATTACTATTCCATGAATAGTAGTCTGTATTATCAAGAGAAACGTATCGGAGGGGAGCCGTTACCGTTACCGTCAGCAACGCTCCCGTACTATCAGGAACCGCAGAGTACGATGTGGATAAGTGCGCAGTTGGGTGTGCCCACCTCTTTGGTGATAACAGATGAGCGGTGGGCGGCGTTAATGGCGGATAAGGCGAACGGAAAAGTGTGGTTTCGGTTGGAATTGACGTCGGTGATCCGGTTCAAAGTTTCCACGTGGGAAGGTAAGCACCATAAGATGCATGCCAGCTGTCAGGTTGTGGTGGGCCAGGATGGTATGATCTTGCCAGTCTCCAGAGATACGAGGTGCCCTCTTTATTTCAGTTGATGACATggatatttttattcttttggttttaaaatgtAAGGTGGACTTGTATTTTCCTGATTTCCTTAGCCTTTGGCTCTCCAATTCCGATTAGCTGTCCCATAGGACCCATAGGACCTATACAATCatgctggtttttttttttttttgggaaaagggAAATAAGTAAAATCGGACAGATTCGACTTCTCATTAGTAAAAAAATATGGAGAATGTGGTGACCCagaaaagtatttaaaaaaaaaaaaaaacacacgcacacacaaaaCACAAATTATTCCCTAGTCTTGCTCTTGCCACTTGACATTCACAAAACTCAAACCCAATACTTATTAGAGAGAGACTTAGTGGAttccaaatttcaaaatcaagGGCATAGGCTTGTACATGAAACTGATCTAATCTCATGTTGAAAGCGATCTCCGTGGTGTCTCTacattgaaattggaattttaCAGATTCCAAACAATGAACATGGATTGCTTCATTGAGGGTTTCATTACGAATAATCAATTGTGAGACTATGATGATGACGagggaatgatagaaaaaataCAAAGCTTAATAACTTTCTCATACATGAATGCTCACGTACATCGCACAAAAAGTCACATGGACTCTATTCAATCCAGTGATCAATGCTACACACAcacattagagagagagagagagagagagagttgagtcCTCTTGTTGAGGCATACATGAATATTCTTGTACAAAAACATGATCCAGCCTCAAAGGACACcacctttctttccctttttattcCCCTTCTTATGGAATTCATGACAAGAAGATTTCATTTGGAGGACTGATATTGGTTGAAAAGGCATCTTAGGATTGTTCAAAATCCAGTTTCCTTTTCATGATAATATTCCTCAGAAATTTTCTTAGTTTCAGTAATGTTTTAGGTCTTCCATGCACAAGAGTCAAAAGTCAAAGAGACTAGAGTTCCTAACAGTCCTCATTAGATGTTGGTCTACGACCAATGGGGAGCCGTTGAAGCCAACGTCAACTAAACCCTCTTGAGTGTCAATTATAGGCAAGTGACGATCAACACCCTTTGGTTTTCACCTTAAAAGGTTTAAGTGACCTTTCATTCCTCATTTCATCTCTCACAATTTTCGTCCCCTCTCTTGGCTATTTTTCAATCATTTAAAACCTTGTACGACAATCCTATTTTGGCtttatatataaggaaaaaattacaGGTCCAGGTTTTACCGTATTATTAAAGCGATTCCCTTTACTATTGACAATTACACTTAGGTCCACTTTTTCTAATGGTGTTAACTCTGAAGTTGAAATGACTATCttacccttttgactaaaacacacATAGCCTAACGCTTCAACCATTAAGGAACTTGCAAACGGGTTTCTTCCCTTTCTACAACTAATTCCGGCCACCTAAGGAACCAACAAGCTCCGATGAAGGTAAGTCTCGGGTCTCTCTGGCTCTCAACGCATTCCCTGAATTTCCCGATTGCAAACGAGGACATTTAATTTAGGTACTTAGAGAAACTATAGGGATTTTAGAGAGGGAAGAATCAATCAAAGGGAAAAGGTGGAAGCATTTCTATGAGGAAGAACTCGAGTCAATCCATATAGTAGGCATTTTTTTTCCAACCTGAATATTATCTGGGACCTGGGATAGCTCCTAGAattatatcaaataataaacTGATAATAAAAAGACAAGGGAAGACATTACCCTCCTTACCCAACCTAAGAGAGACAAGTCACTCTATCACTCTCAAAACCCAAAGAAAACACATACAAAATAACTCTTACATTCTAAAGACTGGTAAACCAACTTTGTCTTCTTAAATGATGCAACTAAAATCACTTAGAAGAGGATCATCatcatagaaaatcaaatttattgtagATTAGCATGCACAATTAGCTAAGCAATCTGTTACTCGATTATTTTCCCAGAGTGAAAACAAGATGTGAGCTCTCAGAGAATCGCAAAGGTTGACATCTTCCTGAAGCCAATACTAGCAGCTctacaaaatacaagacatttGGGTAACCAGCTTCACAATCAAGGAAGAGTCTGAATTAAGATAAAAACGAAAGGGCCCAATTCCCAACACAATCTCAAGCCATCTTTAAGGGCTCTCAACTCTGCCATTGAATTTGAACACACCCAATAAAAATTGGAGAATGCCGCAAGAACATTCTCATTGTTGTTTCTAATAATGTCTCCCCCACCACTAATGTCTAGATTCTCTTTCCTTGCACCATCCACATTCAGTTTAATAGTATGAAAGGGAGGGCACCAACAAATAGGAACCAGAGCCTTAACCAGACTAAAAGGAAGATTTAACTTAAATACCTATAGAATAGAATTTAGTAGGATAAGTGACCTCACAAATCCTATATTTAATTCTCTCAACGATGGTAGCTGAGGCATGTGAGTCTTCACCATGTTTTCTGCTATTTTTTTCTTGTCATAATTCTCAAATACTAAACATGGGCAACAAGCCCATGATGTACTCACAAATACCCTTGACATCAGTTCGAGGCTGCCAATAAAGGATCTTAGTATCAATCTCCTGAGTTGAAATAACATCAATGTCAATTGTTCTTCTAAAAATTTCTCAAACCTTAGAAGTAGTTCTTCCCACCAATATAGTAGACTTGGGTATGTTTGGAGTTCTGTTGTGAACAATTCCTTTGGTTCATACTCCGTTTACATTGATATTTAGTTAGAGCACATCAACGTTGCTACAAAGAGTCCTGAATTTTCTTCGGCTGTTCCTTTACTTTTTTAGACTTGTAGTAGTCAacaatcaacatttttttctttgggtaaaaatcaataataatattaattttacGTGTATTTCTTTTTACTCATAAAGTAAGTCTAACACATTTTGTCAAATCAATGTCAACAGATCTGTCTCAGGTTCAGGaacaattccttttttttttttttcttttttttttgttatgctGTTTTCTCTTTATATTTTTACATTCTTGCGACTCATGATTTTTTATAATGGCTGAATCAGTATTTCTGGAAATCATCAATCAAGTCCTAGAAACTCACTGTCAAATGTTTTGAAGAATCAATCAAACAGTTTGTAAGTATAATGGACCTCCATCTACCTATCCATTTTTGACATGGAGAGGGAGAAAATGTATCGGATCATGATAGAGTGGACACACGTTAGTGTTGGACCCTATGATAAGATAGTATATTGGTTCTCAAATGCCAAGAGGGGGATACATAATATTAATAATAGGGAGTCATCACTTAGAAAGGGTCTCAAACCTATAAATGACTCCCCAAATTAAGGGAGAAAGATTATTGATTCAAATGGATAAGACTGGTTTGTACCAAGATTCTGAACAAGTGCCAAGTGATAAATAAgactaggaaggtgttaggcacccagccCAATCGGCCCTAAGGATGATCTCATTCTGTTTGACCATTATTTATTTGTATCCCATTAACCattcctaaatctaggtcattgaAAGCCTAAACTAGGTACCTAAGTGATGACATATGAAAAGCCTAAGCCAAGTATATCCGCTATGCTAGTTAGGTTATGATGCAATAAGTTAAATTGAAATAATTGAAAAGCTTAAAGATTTAACACGTTATGTAATCCTACAATAGACTACTTGCAAACAATTAATCCTAAGTGGTTGGTAAAGCGCGGTATGGGATCCTATTTACTCTTGTTTAAAAATGACTTTTTAACTAGATTAAAACtctatttattaactatttaaatgattaaaaaaGGGATGTAATTGAAGCTAGTTAATCTTAAATGCAATATGAAGCCTACTTGATCCAATTGTTTAATGAATTTTATaacaactaaataaaaaatgtattaaATGCCTAAATAACCACCCTAAATTAGGTGAAAAAAAGTGAGTATACTAAATCTaagtatatatattatatgAAATAATCTAAATTGTACTAAAGTTTATGGTTTACCTAATTAAACTAGTGAATCAAAAAGATAATATTGATTAACCTAAATTATTTAGATTAAGTACAATAAATCTAAATAAACGTTGAAGCAAAATAACTGAACAGattataataaaataggagTCAATTAAACTAAGATATGATGCAAAATATTCCACATATGGTAAGAAATCTAAttaaaaaaaggttaaaaatgatataaaataCATAAGCTAACTACCTTACATTGAACTTGATTTTAACAACTAAATCAGAACTTCAAAATTGATGTACATGATGGGTTGGGAAATGGGCCAACAAAAACCACAGATTGATGATTCATTATTAAACTTAAaggatttttcttgaattttgattAAGAAGGTTCATCAATTTTAAATGGATATATTTCTTTGAAGAGGGACCAATGGGTGGTCCAAATGATATAAATACTAAAATCAAATTGGGATCTATCTTAAACTAAATGCCCTGGACTATGTACCTAGACCCTATAAATGGATTTGTATACACGGAACCCGAGATGGTCTCGACTCAATCGGCCCAATCTGCCAGCCAAAAGGCTTGGAAGCCGAATCAGAGTTCAATCCCAAGCCTAGCATTTGGAGTTCAAACAGGAATTGCCCCAACCCCATGATCCAAATCAGGAAGTCATTGGACTCATTCGAAGCCCAAAGGAATAATAAAGAGGGTTTGACCCAAGCTTGATGGCCAAACATCCAGACTCAAAACCCAATGTCCAAAATCCAATCTATTGCCATGCACATGACCGAAATGATTTAGAGATCAAGCCTAAAtcccaaattgaaccaaactaAAACGAACCTAGCCCAAGCCTGATTTGATCCACAAAGAAGACTTATTCGATCCAAACCCTTTGATTAAGAGAAAAGGTGAGGGCTGATCACAGCTCCCGATCTTGGGGCTGCAATGCGGTTGTCCAACTCATTGTGGTTTAAGGTTCTGGGTGCATGACAACATTATAAATACTTGGTTTTGGGTCCCTGCAACCATTATTCACACTTCCCTACTTTACCACTGAaatgagagaaccaaggaggtctaAGGGGCTATAGAAGATCCATAACCAAGAGAGGGAAAAAGGTGAAGAACGGCATCGATTATCTTcaacatactaggtgaaaggtataAATCGAtcatccataattttattagatttcatgttcttgtttttcttgtgtaatttcctcaactagggtttcgga
This DNA window, taken from Macadamia integrifolia cultivar HAES 741 unplaced genomic scaffold, SCU_Mint_v3 scaffold711, whole genome shotgun sequence, encodes the following:
- the LOC122069779 gene encoding NDR1/HIN1-like protein 26 — protein: MSENGEIPIHTAPANQPKRRHTARARYYAHRVRESLTTRISKFVCSIFLVLLLVLGVVFFIVWLSVRPHRPRFHISTFSFPTLVQDNGFENAQVSFNVTIRNPNQDIGIYYYSMNSSLYYQEKRIGGEPLPLPSATLPYYQEPQSTMWISAQLGVPTSLVITDERWAALMADKANGKVWFRLELTSVIRFKVSTWEGKHHKMHASCQVVVGQDGMILPVSRDTRCPLYFS